A window of Malania oleifera isolate guangnan ecotype guangnan chromosome 5, ASM2987363v1, whole genome shotgun sequence contains these coding sequences:
- the LOC131156206 gene encoding protein RADIALIS-like 1, with amino-acid sequence MESSSLSSRSSGSPWTPKQNKLFEKALAMYDKDTPDRWQNVAKAVGKTTEEVKKQYQILEEDVRRIESGPIPDYRDRRNNK; translated from the coding sequence ATGGAATCCAGCTCTCTCAGCTCGCGGAGCTCTGGGTCCCCATGGACGCCCAAGCAAAATAAACTGTTCGAAAAGGCTCTAGCCATGTATGATAAGGACACGCCCGACCGGTGGCAGAACGTAGCCAAGGCCGTAGGCAAAACTACCGAGGAAGTGAAGAAgcagtatcagatccttgaggaGGATGTTAGGCGGATTGAATCTGGTCCTATCCCCGATTACAGGGACCGTAGAAACAACAAATAA
- the LOC131156208 gene encoding DNA-3-methyladenine glycosylase 1-like yields the protein MGEQTQILTVTSSTATSTSVPSQKPTSSPDISSPHPKSRKVSSGASPNSSALTNPSTITIAAVPAGGGGKDTLQLVKVPPRMAARALSCEGELDIAIRHLRKSDPKLAPLIDAHEPPKFDNFDPPFLALAKSILFQQITRKAGTAVYNRFTSLCGGEARVCPISVLALTPHQLLQIGVSARKISFLHDLANKYRTGILSDSKIVGMEDKALVSLITMVKGFGALSVHMFMIFTLHRPDVLPFGDVNVRKGVQILYGLEQLPRPSQMERLCERWRPYRSVSSWYMWRLVEASGAQAKLEVAAGSRKQSRPPEIVEDGLANPG from the coding sequence ATGGGGGAGCAGACCCAAATCCTCACTGTAACCTCATCCACAGCCACATCAACTTCTGTTCCTTCCCAGAAACCTACTTCCTCGCCGGACATCTCATCTCCGCATCCGAAATCCAGAAAGGTCTCTTCAGGCGCTTCCCCTAACTCCTCCGCTCTCACAAACCCCTCGACAATCACCATTGCCGCCGTCCCTGCCGGCGGCGGCGGAAAAGACACTCTGCAGCTGGTCAAAGTGCCACCGCGCATGGCCGCAAGAGCGTTGTCTTGCGAAGGAGAGCTCGATATCGCGATTAGGCACCTTCGGAAGTCCGACCCTAAGCTCGCACCTTTAATCGACGCTCACGAGCCGCCGAAGTTCGATAACTTCGACCCTCCGTTTCTCGCCCTGGCTAAAAGCATTCTCTTCCAGCAAATCACGCGCAAAGCCGGCACCGCCGTCTACAACCGGTTCACCTCCCTCTGCGGCGGCGAGGCTAGGGTTTGTCCGATCTCGGTCCTCGCTCTCACGCCCCATCAACTCCTTCAAATCGGCGTCTCCGCTCGGAAAATTAGCTTCCTTCACGACCTTGCGAACAAGTACCGAACTGGGATTCTGTCCGATTCGAAGATTGTAGGCATGGAAGATAAGGCACTGGTGTCGTTGATCACAATGGTGAAGGGTTTTGGGGCTTTGTCGGTACATATGTTCATGATCTTCACGCTTCACCGGCCGGATGTTCTACCCTTTGGGGACGTTAATGTTCGAAAAGGGGTTCAGATTCTCTACGGTTTGGAGCAGTTGCCCCGACCTTCGCAGATGGAGCGGCTCTGCGAGAGGTGGAGGCCGTACAGGTCTGTCTCCTCCTGGTATATGTGGAGGCTGGTCGAGGCAAGTGGAGCGCAGGCTAAGTTGGAGGTGGCGGCTGGATCGCGGAAGCAATCACGGCCACCAGAGATTGTAGAGGACGGCCTTGCAAATCCTGGGTAG